The Prionailurus viverrinus isolate Anna chromosome B4, UM_Priviv_1.0, whole genome shotgun sequence genome has a window encoding:
- the CALCOCO1 gene encoding calcium-binding and coiled-coil domain-containing protein 1 isoform X2, whose protein sequence is MEESSLSRAPSRGGVNFLNVARTYIPNTKVECHYTLPPGAMPSASDWIGIFKVEAACVRDYHTFVWSSVPDSATDGSPVHASVQFQASYLPKPGAQLYQFRYVNRQGRVCGQSPPFQFREPRPMDELVTLEEADGGSDILLVVPKATVLQNQLDESQQERNDLMQLKLQLEGQVTELRSQVQELETALATARQEHAELMEQYKGLSRSHGELTEERDILSRQQGDHVARILELEDDIQAISEKVLTKEVELDRVRDTVKALTREQEKLLGQLKEAQADKEQSEAELEMAQQENRRLNLELQEAKGRQEEQSAQAQRLKDKVAQMKDTLGQAQQRVAELEPLKEQLRGAQELAASSQQKATLLGEELASTAGARDRTMAELHRSRLEVAGVNGRLAELSLHLKEEKSQWSKERAGLLQSMEAEKDKILKLSAEILRLEKAVQEEKTQNQVFKTELAREKDSSLVQLSESKRELTELRSALRVLQKEKEQLQEEKQELLEYMRKLEARLEKVADEKWNEDAVTEDEEAAVGPSCPAALTDSEDESPEDMRVPPYGLCERGDTGSSPAGPRESSPLVVISQPAPIAPHLSGPAEESSSDSEAEDEKSVLMAAVQSGGEEAHLLLPELGNAFYDVASTIFRGAQIALHPLSPAPPPSPTTSGFAVGPLSEASTRGPATPPWKECPICKERFPAESDKDALEDHMDGHFFFSTQDPFTFE, encoded by the exons ATGGAAGAATCATCACTAAGCCGGGCACCTTCCCGGGGTGGAGTCAACTTTCTGAATGTAGCCCGGACCTACATCCCCAACACCAAGGTGGAATGTCACTATACCCTTCCCCCAGGCGCCATGCCCAGCGCCAGCGACTGGATTGGCATCTTCAAG GTGGAGGCTGCCTGTGTTCGGGATTACCACACTTTTGTGTGGTCTTCGGTGCCTGACAGTGCAACTGATGGTTCCCCTGTCCACGCCAGTGTCCAGTTCCAAG CCAGCTACCTGCCCAAACCTGGAGCCCAGCTCTACCAGTTCCGGTATGTGAACCGCCAGGGCCGGGTATGTGGGCAGAGCCCCCCTTTCCAGTTCCGAGAGCCAAGGCCCATGGACGAACTGGTGACCCTAGAGGAGGCCGATGGCGGCTCTGACATCCTGCTGGTCGTCCCCAAGGCCACTGTGCTGCAG AACCAGCTGGATGAGAGCCAGCAAGAGAGAAATGACCTGATGCAGCTGAAGCTGCAGCTGGAGGGACAGGTGACGGAGCTGAGGAGTCAAGTACAGGAGCTCGAGACGGCTCTGGCAACAGCCAGGCAGGAGCATGCGGAGCTGATGGAGCAGTACAAG GGGCTTTCCCGGTCCCACGGGGAGCTCACAGAAGAGAGGGACATCCTGAGCCGGCAACAGGGAGACCATGTGGCACGCATCCTGGAGCTAGAAGATGACATCCAGGCCATCAGTGAGAAAGTGCTGACAAAAGAGGTGGAGCTGGACAG GGTGAGAGACACCGTGAAGGCCCTGACTCGGGAACAGGAGAAGCTTCTTGGTCAACTGAAAGAAGCGCAGGCCGACAAGGAGCAGAGCGAG GCTGAGCTCGAAATGGCACAACAGGAGAACCGCCGCTTAAATCTGGAGCTGCAGGAAGCAAAGGGCCGGCAGGAGGAGCAGAGTGCCCAGGCCCAGCGACTGAAGGACAAGGTGGCCCAGATGAAGGACACCCTAGGCCAGGCCCAGCAGCGCGTG GCTGAGCTGGAGCCCCTAAAGGAGCAGCTTCGAGGAGCCCAGGAGCTCGCAGCCTCAAGCCAGCAGAAAGCCACCCTTCTTGGGGAGGAGTTGGCCAGCACAGCGGGAGCCAGGGACCGCACCATGGCGGAGCTACACCGCAGCCGCCTGGAAGTGGCTGGAGTCAATGGCAGGCTGGCTGAGCTCAGCCTGCacctgaaggaggaaaaaagccaATGGAGCAAGGAGCGGGCAGGGCTGCTGCAGAGTATGGAG gcagagaaagataagaTCCTGAAGCTAAGTGCAGAGATACTTCGACTGGAAAAGGCAGTTCAGGAGGAGAAGACCCAGAATCAAGTGTTCAAGACTGAACTAGCCCGGGAAAAGGATTCTAGCCTG GTGCAGTTGTCGGAGAGCAAGCGGGAGCTCACAGAGCTGCGGTCAGCCCTGCGCGTGCTccagaaggagaaggaacagTTGCAGGAGGAGAAGCAG GAACTGCTAGAGTACATGCGAAAGCTGGAGGCCCGCCTGGAGAAGGTGGCAGACGAGAAGTGGAACGAGGATGCTGTCACAGAGGACGAGGAGGCGGCTGTGGGCCCGA GCTGCCCAGCGGCTCTGACAGACTCAGAGGACGAGTCCCCAGAAGACATGAGGGTCCCTCCCTATGGCCTGTGTGAGCGTGGAGACACAGGCTCTTCTCCTGCTGGGCCACGAGAGTCTTCTCCCCTGGTCGTCATCAGCCAGCCGGCTCCCATCGCTCCCCACCTCTCAGGGCCAGCTGAAGAGAGTAGCTCTGACTCG GAGGCCGAGGATGAGAAGTCAGTCCTCATGGCAGCTGTTCAGAGTGGAGGTGAGGAGGCCCACCTGCTGCTTCCTGAGCTGGGCAATGCCTTCTATGACGTGGCCAG CACCATCTTCCGTGGAGCCCAAATTGCCCTGcatcccctctctcctgcccctcccccttccccaaccaCCAG TGGCTTTGCAGTGGGTCCCTTGTCAGAGGCCAGCACCAGGGGCCCTGCCACCCCCCCATGGAAGGAGTGCCCTATTTGTAAGGAGCGCTTTCCGGCTGAGAGTGATAAGGATGCCCTGGAGGACCACATGGATGGACACTTCTTTTTCAGCACCCAGGACCCCTTTACCTTTGAGTGA
- the CALCOCO1 gene encoding calcium-binding and coiled-coil domain-containing protein 1 isoform X4 — protein MEESSLSRAPSRGGVNFLNVARTYIPNTKVECHYTLPPGAMPSASDWIGIFKVEAACVRDYHTFVWSSVPDSATDGSPVHASVQFQASYLPKPGAQLYQFRYVNRQGRVCGQSPPFQFREPRPMDELVTLEEADGGSDILLVVPKATVLQNQLDESQQERNDLMQLKLQLEGQVTELRSQVQELETALATARQEHAELMEQYKGLSRSHGELTEERDILSRQQGDHVARILELEDDIQAISEKVLTKEVELDRVRDTVKALTREQEKLLGQLKEAQADKEQSEAELEMAQQENRRLNLELQEAKGRQEEQSAQAQRLKDKVAQMKDTLGQAQQRVAELEPLKEQLRGAQELAASSQQKATLLGEELASTAGARDRTMAELHRSRLEVAGVNGRLAELSLHLKEEKSQWSKERAGLLQSMEAEKDKILKLSAEILRLEKAVQEEKTQNQVFKTELAREKDSSLVQLSESKRELTELRSALRVLQKEKEQLQEEKQELLEYMRKLEARLEKVADEKWNEDAVTEDEEAAVGPSCPAALTDSEDESPEDMRVPPYGLCERGDTGSSPAGPRESSPLVVISQPAPIAPHLSGPAEESSSDSEAEDEKSVLMAAVQSGGEEAHLLLPELGNAFYDVASGFAVGPLSEASTRGPATPPWKECPICKERFPAESDKDALEDHMDGHFFFSTQDPFTFE, from the exons ATGGAAGAATCATCACTAAGCCGGGCACCTTCCCGGGGTGGAGTCAACTTTCTGAATGTAGCCCGGACCTACATCCCCAACACCAAGGTGGAATGTCACTATACCCTTCCCCCAGGCGCCATGCCCAGCGCCAGCGACTGGATTGGCATCTTCAAG GTGGAGGCTGCCTGTGTTCGGGATTACCACACTTTTGTGTGGTCTTCGGTGCCTGACAGTGCAACTGATGGTTCCCCTGTCCACGCCAGTGTCCAGTTCCAAG CCAGCTACCTGCCCAAACCTGGAGCCCAGCTCTACCAGTTCCGGTATGTGAACCGCCAGGGCCGGGTATGTGGGCAGAGCCCCCCTTTCCAGTTCCGAGAGCCAAGGCCCATGGACGAACTGGTGACCCTAGAGGAGGCCGATGGCGGCTCTGACATCCTGCTGGTCGTCCCCAAGGCCACTGTGCTGCAG AACCAGCTGGATGAGAGCCAGCAAGAGAGAAATGACCTGATGCAGCTGAAGCTGCAGCTGGAGGGACAGGTGACGGAGCTGAGGAGTCAAGTACAGGAGCTCGAGACGGCTCTGGCAACAGCCAGGCAGGAGCATGCGGAGCTGATGGAGCAGTACAAG GGGCTTTCCCGGTCCCACGGGGAGCTCACAGAAGAGAGGGACATCCTGAGCCGGCAACAGGGAGACCATGTGGCACGCATCCTGGAGCTAGAAGATGACATCCAGGCCATCAGTGAGAAAGTGCTGACAAAAGAGGTGGAGCTGGACAG GGTGAGAGACACCGTGAAGGCCCTGACTCGGGAACAGGAGAAGCTTCTTGGTCAACTGAAAGAAGCGCAGGCCGACAAGGAGCAGAGCGAG GCTGAGCTCGAAATGGCACAACAGGAGAACCGCCGCTTAAATCTGGAGCTGCAGGAAGCAAAGGGCCGGCAGGAGGAGCAGAGTGCCCAGGCCCAGCGACTGAAGGACAAGGTGGCCCAGATGAAGGACACCCTAGGCCAGGCCCAGCAGCGCGTG GCTGAGCTGGAGCCCCTAAAGGAGCAGCTTCGAGGAGCCCAGGAGCTCGCAGCCTCAAGCCAGCAGAAAGCCACCCTTCTTGGGGAGGAGTTGGCCAGCACAGCGGGAGCCAGGGACCGCACCATGGCGGAGCTACACCGCAGCCGCCTGGAAGTGGCTGGAGTCAATGGCAGGCTGGCTGAGCTCAGCCTGCacctgaaggaggaaaaaagccaATGGAGCAAGGAGCGGGCAGGGCTGCTGCAGAGTATGGAG gcagagaaagataagaTCCTGAAGCTAAGTGCAGAGATACTTCGACTGGAAAAGGCAGTTCAGGAGGAGAAGACCCAGAATCAAGTGTTCAAGACTGAACTAGCCCGGGAAAAGGATTCTAGCCTG GTGCAGTTGTCGGAGAGCAAGCGGGAGCTCACAGAGCTGCGGTCAGCCCTGCGCGTGCTccagaaggagaaggaacagTTGCAGGAGGAGAAGCAG GAACTGCTAGAGTACATGCGAAAGCTGGAGGCCCGCCTGGAGAAGGTGGCAGACGAGAAGTGGAACGAGGATGCTGTCACAGAGGACGAGGAGGCGGCTGTGGGCCCGA GCTGCCCAGCGGCTCTGACAGACTCAGAGGACGAGTCCCCAGAAGACATGAGGGTCCCTCCCTATGGCCTGTGTGAGCGTGGAGACACAGGCTCTTCTCCTGCTGGGCCACGAGAGTCTTCTCCCCTGGTCGTCATCAGCCAGCCGGCTCCCATCGCTCCCCACCTCTCAGGGCCAGCTGAAGAGAGTAGCTCTGACTCG GAGGCCGAGGATGAGAAGTCAGTCCTCATGGCAGCTGTTCAGAGTGGAGGTGAGGAGGCCCACCTGCTGCTTCCTGAGCTGGGCAATGCCTTCTATGACGTGGCCAG TGGCTTTGCAGTGGGTCCCTTGTCAGAGGCCAGCACCAGGGGCCCTGCCACCCCCCCATGGAAGGAGTGCCCTATTTGTAAGGAGCGCTTTCCGGCTGAGAGTGATAAGGATGCCCTGGAGGACCACATGGATGGACACTTCTTTTTCAGCACCCAGGACCCCTTTACCTTTGAGTGA
- the CALCOCO1 gene encoding calcium-binding and coiled-coil domain-containing protein 1 isoform X1, which translates to MEESSLSRAPSRGGVNFLNVARTYIPNTKVECHYTLPPGAMPSASDWIGIFKVEAACVRDYHTFVWSSVPDSATDGSPVHASVQFQASYLPKPGAQLYQFRYVNRQGRVCGQSPPFQFREPRPMDELVTLEEADGGSDILLVVPKATVLQNQLDESQQERNDLMQLKLQLEGQVTELRSQVQELETALATARQEHAELMEQYKGLSRSHGELTEERDILSRQQGDHVARILELEDDIQAISEKVLTKEVELDRVRDTVKALTREQEKLLGQLKEAQADKEQSEAELEMAQQENRRLNLELQEAKGRQEEQSAQAQRLKDKVAQMKDTLGQAQQRVAELEPLKEQLRGAQELAASSQQKATLLGEELASTAGARDRTMAELHRSRLEVAGVNGRLAELSLHLKEEKSQWSKERAGLLQSMEAEKDKILKLSAEILRLEKAVQEEKTQNQVFKTELAREKDSSLVQLSESKRELTELRSALRVLQKEKEQLQEEKQELLEYMRKLEARLEKVADEKWNEDAVTEDEEAAVGPSCPAALTDSEDESPEDMRVPPYGLCERGDTGSSPAGPRESSPLVVISQPAPIAPHLSGPAEESSSDSEAEDEKSVLMAAVQSGGEEAHLLLPELGNAFYDVASSLFLAPANIGVVDTENHPPPQVPGAISTIFRGAQIALHPLSPAPPPSPTTSGFAVGPLSEASTRGPATPPWKECPICKERFPAESDKDALEDHMDGHFFFSTQDPFTFE; encoded by the exons ATGGAAGAATCATCACTAAGCCGGGCACCTTCCCGGGGTGGAGTCAACTTTCTGAATGTAGCCCGGACCTACATCCCCAACACCAAGGTGGAATGTCACTATACCCTTCCCCCAGGCGCCATGCCCAGCGCCAGCGACTGGATTGGCATCTTCAAG GTGGAGGCTGCCTGTGTTCGGGATTACCACACTTTTGTGTGGTCTTCGGTGCCTGACAGTGCAACTGATGGTTCCCCTGTCCACGCCAGTGTCCAGTTCCAAG CCAGCTACCTGCCCAAACCTGGAGCCCAGCTCTACCAGTTCCGGTATGTGAACCGCCAGGGCCGGGTATGTGGGCAGAGCCCCCCTTTCCAGTTCCGAGAGCCAAGGCCCATGGACGAACTGGTGACCCTAGAGGAGGCCGATGGCGGCTCTGACATCCTGCTGGTCGTCCCCAAGGCCACTGTGCTGCAG AACCAGCTGGATGAGAGCCAGCAAGAGAGAAATGACCTGATGCAGCTGAAGCTGCAGCTGGAGGGACAGGTGACGGAGCTGAGGAGTCAAGTACAGGAGCTCGAGACGGCTCTGGCAACAGCCAGGCAGGAGCATGCGGAGCTGATGGAGCAGTACAAG GGGCTTTCCCGGTCCCACGGGGAGCTCACAGAAGAGAGGGACATCCTGAGCCGGCAACAGGGAGACCATGTGGCACGCATCCTGGAGCTAGAAGATGACATCCAGGCCATCAGTGAGAAAGTGCTGACAAAAGAGGTGGAGCTGGACAG GGTGAGAGACACCGTGAAGGCCCTGACTCGGGAACAGGAGAAGCTTCTTGGTCAACTGAAAGAAGCGCAGGCCGACAAGGAGCAGAGCGAG GCTGAGCTCGAAATGGCACAACAGGAGAACCGCCGCTTAAATCTGGAGCTGCAGGAAGCAAAGGGCCGGCAGGAGGAGCAGAGTGCCCAGGCCCAGCGACTGAAGGACAAGGTGGCCCAGATGAAGGACACCCTAGGCCAGGCCCAGCAGCGCGTG GCTGAGCTGGAGCCCCTAAAGGAGCAGCTTCGAGGAGCCCAGGAGCTCGCAGCCTCAAGCCAGCAGAAAGCCACCCTTCTTGGGGAGGAGTTGGCCAGCACAGCGGGAGCCAGGGACCGCACCATGGCGGAGCTACACCGCAGCCGCCTGGAAGTGGCTGGAGTCAATGGCAGGCTGGCTGAGCTCAGCCTGCacctgaaggaggaaaaaagccaATGGAGCAAGGAGCGGGCAGGGCTGCTGCAGAGTATGGAG gcagagaaagataagaTCCTGAAGCTAAGTGCAGAGATACTTCGACTGGAAAAGGCAGTTCAGGAGGAGAAGACCCAGAATCAAGTGTTCAAGACTGAACTAGCCCGGGAAAAGGATTCTAGCCTG GTGCAGTTGTCGGAGAGCAAGCGGGAGCTCACAGAGCTGCGGTCAGCCCTGCGCGTGCTccagaaggagaaggaacagTTGCAGGAGGAGAAGCAG GAACTGCTAGAGTACATGCGAAAGCTGGAGGCCCGCCTGGAGAAGGTGGCAGACGAGAAGTGGAACGAGGATGCTGTCACAGAGGACGAGGAGGCGGCTGTGGGCCCGA GCTGCCCAGCGGCTCTGACAGACTCAGAGGACGAGTCCCCAGAAGACATGAGGGTCCCTCCCTATGGCCTGTGTGAGCGTGGAGACACAGGCTCTTCTCCTGCTGGGCCACGAGAGTCTTCTCCCCTGGTCGTCATCAGCCAGCCGGCTCCCATCGCTCCCCACCTCTCAGGGCCAGCTGAAGAGAGTAGCTCTGACTCG GAGGCCGAGGATGAGAAGTCAGTCCTCATGGCAGCTGTTCAGAGTGGAGGTGAGGAGGCCCACCTGCTGCTTCCTGAGCTGGGCAATGCCTTCTATGACGTGGCCAG CTCCCTCTTCTTGGCCCCAGCCAACATAGGAGTGGTTGACACAGAAAACCACCCACCACCCCAAGTCCCAGGTGCCATCAG CACCATCTTCCGTGGAGCCCAAATTGCCCTGcatcccctctctcctgcccctcccccttccccaaccaCCAG TGGCTTTGCAGTGGGTCCCTTGTCAGAGGCCAGCACCAGGGGCCCTGCCACCCCCCCATGGAAGGAGTGCCCTATTTGTAAGGAGCGCTTTCCGGCTGAGAGTGATAAGGATGCCCTGGAGGACCACATGGATGGACACTTCTTTTTCAGCACCCAGGACCCCTTTACCTTTGAGTGA
- the CALCOCO1 gene encoding calcium-binding and coiled-coil domain-containing protein 1 isoform X3 → MEESSLSRAPSRGGVNFLNVARTYIPNTKVECHYTLPPGAMPSASDWIGIFKVEAACVRDYHTFVWSSVPDSATDGSPVHASVQFQASYLPKPGAQLYQFRYVNRQGRVCGQSPPFQFREPRPMDELVTLEEADGGSDILLVVPKATVLQNQLDESQQERNDLMQLKLQLEGQVTELRSQVQELETALATARQEHAELMEQYKGLSRSHGELTEERDILSRQQGDHVARILELEDDIQAISEKVLTKEVELDRVRDTVKALTREQEKLLGQLKEAQADKEQSEAELEMAQQENRRLNLELQEAKGRQEEQSAQAQRLKDKVAQMKDTLGQAQQRVAELEPLKEQLRGAQELAASSQQKATLLGEELASTAGARDRTMAELHRSRLEVAGVNGRLAELSLHLKEEKSQWSKERAGLLQSMEAEKDKILKLSAEILRLEKAVQEEKTQNQVFKTELAREKDSSLVQLSESKRELTELRSALRVLQKEKEQLQEEKQELLEYMRKLEARLEKVADEKWNEDAVTEDEEAAVGPSCPAALTDSEDESPEDMRVPPYGLCERGDTGSSPAGPRESSPLVVISQPAPIAPHLSGPAEESSSDSEAEDEKSVLMAAVQSGGEEAHLLLPELGNAFYDVASSLFLAPANIGVVDTENHPPPQVPGAISTIFRGAQIALHPLSPAPPPSPTTRSRGEGRGKRDFII, encoded by the exons ATGGAAGAATCATCACTAAGCCGGGCACCTTCCCGGGGTGGAGTCAACTTTCTGAATGTAGCCCGGACCTACATCCCCAACACCAAGGTGGAATGTCACTATACCCTTCCCCCAGGCGCCATGCCCAGCGCCAGCGACTGGATTGGCATCTTCAAG GTGGAGGCTGCCTGTGTTCGGGATTACCACACTTTTGTGTGGTCTTCGGTGCCTGACAGTGCAACTGATGGTTCCCCTGTCCACGCCAGTGTCCAGTTCCAAG CCAGCTACCTGCCCAAACCTGGAGCCCAGCTCTACCAGTTCCGGTATGTGAACCGCCAGGGCCGGGTATGTGGGCAGAGCCCCCCTTTCCAGTTCCGAGAGCCAAGGCCCATGGACGAACTGGTGACCCTAGAGGAGGCCGATGGCGGCTCTGACATCCTGCTGGTCGTCCCCAAGGCCACTGTGCTGCAG AACCAGCTGGATGAGAGCCAGCAAGAGAGAAATGACCTGATGCAGCTGAAGCTGCAGCTGGAGGGACAGGTGACGGAGCTGAGGAGTCAAGTACAGGAGCTCGAGACGGCTCTGGCAACAGCCAGGCAGGAGCATGCGGAGCTGATGGAGCAGTACAAG GGGCTTTCCCGGTCCCACGGGGAGCTCACAGAAGAGAGGGACATCCTGAGCCGGCAACAGGGAGACCATGTGGCACGCATCCTGGAGCTAGAAGATGACATCCAGGCCATCAGTGAGAAAGTGCTGACAAAAGAGGTGGAGCTGGACAG GGTGAGAGACACCGTGAAGGCCCTGACTCGGGAACAGGAGAAGCTTCTTGGTCAACTGAAAGAAGCGCAGGCCGACAAGGAGCAGAGCGAG GCTGAGCTCGAAATGGCACAACAGGAGAACCGCCGCTTAAATCTGGAGCTGCAGGAAGCAAAGGGCCGGCAGGAGGAGCAGAGTGCCCAGGCCCAGCGACTGAAGGACAAGGTGGCCCAGATGAAGGACACCCTAGGCCAGGCCCAGCAGCGCGTG GCTGAGCTGGAGCCCCTAAAGGAGCAGCTTCGAGGAGCCCAGGAGCTCGCAGCCTCAAGCCAGCAGAAAGCCACCCTTCTTGGGGAGGAGTTGGCCAGCACAGCGGGAGCCAGGGACCGCACCATGGCGGAGCTACACCGCAGCCGCCTGGAAGTGGCTGGAGTCAATGGCAGGCTGGCTGAGCTCAGCCTGCacctgaaggaggaaaaaagccaATGGAGCAAGGAGCGGGCAGGGCTGCTGCAGAGTATGGAG gcagagaaagataagaTCCTGAAGCTAAGTGCAGAGATACTTCGACTGGAAAAGGCAGTTCAGGAGGAGAAGACCCAGAATCAAGTGTTCAAGACTGAACTAGCCCGGGAAAAGGATTCTAGCCTG GTGCAGTTGTCGGAGAGCAAGCGGGAGCTCACAGAGCTGCGGTCAGCCCTGCGCGTGCTccagaaggagaaggaacagTTGCAGGAGGAGAAGCAG GAACTGCTAGAGTACATGCGAAAGCTGGAGGCCCGCCTGGAGAAGGTGGCAGACGAGAAGTGGAACGAGGATGCTGTCACAGAGGACGAGGAGGCGGCTGTGGGCCCGA GCTGCCCAGCGGCTCTGACAGACTCAGAGGACGAGTCCCCAGAAGACATGAGGGTCCCTCCCTATGGCCTGTGTGAGCGTGGAGACACAGGCTCTTCTCCTGCTGGGCCACGAGAGTCTTCTCCCCTGGTCGTCATCAGCCAGCCGGCTCCCATCGCTCCCCACCTCTCAGGGCCAGCTGAAGAGAGTAGCTCTGACTCG GAGGCCGAGGATGAGAAGTCAGTCCTCATGGCAGCTGTTCAGAGTGGAGGTGAGGAGGCCCACCTGCTGCTTCCTGAGCTGGGCAATGCCTTCTATGACGTGGCCAG CTCCCTCTTCTTGGCCCCAGCCAACATAGGAGTGGTTGACACAGAAAACCACCCACCACCCCAAGTCCCAGGTGCCATCAG CACCATCTTCCGTGGAGCCCAAATTGCCCTGcatcccctctctcctgcccctcccccttccccaaccaCCAG GTCaagaggggaaggcagggggaaGAGAGATTTTATCATCTAG
- the CALCOCO1 gene encoding calcium-binding and coiled-coil domain-containing protein 1 isoform X6, translating to MEESSLSRAPSRGGVNFLNVARTYIPNTKVECHYTLPPGAMPSASDWIGIFKVEAACVRDYHTFVWSSVPDSATDGSPVHASVQFQASYLPKPGAQLYQFRYVNRQGRVCGQSPPFQFREPRPMDELVTLEEADGGSDILLVVPKATVLQNQLDESQQERNDLMQLKLQLEGQVTELRSQVQELETALATARQEHAELMEQYKGLSRSHGELTEERDILSRQQGDHVARILELEDDIQAISEKVLTKEVELDRVRDTVKALTREQEKLLGQLKEAQADKEQSEAELEMAQQENRRLNLELQEAKGRQEEQSAQAQRLKDKVAQMKDTLGQAQQRVAELEPLKEQLRGAQELAASSQQKATLLGEELASTAGARDRTMAELHRSRLEVAGVNGRLAELSLHLKEEKSQWSKERAGLLQSMEAEKDKILKLSAEILRLEKAVQEEKTQNQVFKTELAREKDSSLVQLSESKRELTELRSALRVLQKEKEQLQEEKQELLEYMRKLEARLEKVADEKWNEDAVTEDEEAAVGPSCPAALTDSEDESPEDMRVPPYGLCERGDTGSSPAGPRESSPLVVISQPAPIAPHLSGPAEESSSDSEAEDEKSVLMAAVQSGGEEAHLLLPELGNAFYDVARSRGEGRGKRDFII from the exons ATGGAAGAATCATCACTAAGCCGGGCACCTTCCCGGGGTGGAGTCAACTTTCTGAATGTAGCCCGGACCTACATCCCCAACACCAAGGTGGAATGTCACTATACCCTTCCCCCAGGCGCCATGCCCAGCGCCAGCGACTGGATTGGCATCTTCAAG GTGGAGGCTGCCTGTGTTCGGGATTACCACACTTTTGTGTGGTCTTCGGTGCCTGACAGTGCAACTGATGGTTCCCCTGTCCACGCCAGTGTCCAGTTCCAAG CCAGCTACCTGCCCAAACCTGGAGCCCAGCTCTACCAGTTCCGGTATGTGAACCGCCAGGGCCGGGTATGTGGGCAGAGCCCCCCTTTCCAGTTCCGAGAGCCAAGGCCCATGGACGAACTGGTGACCCTAGAGGAGGCCGATGGCGGCTCTGACATCCTGCTGGTCGTCCCCAAGGCCACTGTGCTGCAG AACCAGCTGGATGAGAGCCAGCAAGAGAGAAATGACCTGATGCAGCTGAAGCTGCAGCTGGAGGGACAGGTGACGGAGCTGAGGAGTCAAGTACAGGAGCTCGAGACGGCTCTGGCAACAGCCAGGCAGGAGCATGCGGAGCTGATGGAGCAGTACAAG GGGCTTTCCCGGTCCCACGGGGAGCTCACAGAAGAGAGGGACATCCTGAGCCGGCAACAGGGAGACCATGTGGCACGCATCCTGGAGCTAGAAGATGACATCCAGGCCATCAGTGAGAAAGTGCTGACAAAAGAGGTGGAGCTGGACAG GGTGAGAGACACCGTGAAGGCCCTGACTCGGGAACAGGAGAAGCTTCTTGGTCAACTGAAAGAAGCGCAGGCCGACAAGGAGCAGAGCGAG GCTGAGCTCGAAATGGCACAACAGGAGAACCGCCGCTTAAATCTGGAGCTGCAGGAAGCAAAGGGCCGGCAGGAGGAGCAGAGTGCCCAGGCCCAGCGACTGAAGGACAAGGTGGCCCAGATGAAGGACACCCTAGGCCAGGCCCAGCAGCGCGTG GCTGAGCTGGAGCCCCTAAAGGAGCAGCTTCGAGGAGCCCAGGAGCTCGCAGCCTCAAGCCAGCAGAAAGCCACCCTTCTTGGGGAGGAGTTGGCCAGCACAGCGGGAGCCAGGGACCGCACCATGGCGGAGCTACACCGCAGCCGCCTGGAAGTGGCTGGAGTCAATGGCAGGCTGGCTGAGCTCAGCCTGCacctgaaggaggaaaaaagccaATGGAGCAAGGAGCGGGCAGGGCTGCTGCAGAGTATGGAG gcagagaaagataagaTCCTGAAGCTAAGTGCAGAGATACTTCGACTGGAAAAGGCAGTTCAGGAGGAGAAGACCCAGAATCAAGTGTTCAAGACTGAACTAGCCCGGGAAAAGGATTCTAGCCTG GTGCAGTTGTCGGAGAGCAAGCGGGAGCTCACAGAGCTGCGGTCAGCCCTGCGCGTGCTccagaaggagaaggaacagTTGCAGGAGGAGAAGCAG GAACTGCTAGAGTACATGCGAAAGCTGGAGGCCCGCCTGGAGAAGGTGGCAGACGAGAAGTGGAACGAGGATGCTGTCACAGAGGACGAGGAGGCGGCTGTGGGCCCGA GCTGCCCAGCGGCTCTGACAGACTCAGAGGACGAGTCCCCAGAAGACATGAGGGTCCCTCCCTATGGCCTGTGTGAGCGTGGAGACACAGGCTCTTCTCCTGCTGGGCCACGAGAGTCTTCTCCCCTGGTCGTCATCAGCCAGCCGGCTCCCATCGCTCCCCACCTCTCAGGGCCAGCTGAAGAGAGTAGCTCTGACTCG GAGGCCGAGGATGAGAAGTCAGTCCTCATGGCAGCTGTTCAGAGTGGAGGTGAGGAGGCCCACCTGCTGCTTCCTGAGCTGGGCAATGCCTTCTATGACGTGGCCAG GTCaagaggggaaggcagggggaaGAGAGATTTTATCATCTAG